The sequence ATATTTTCATCTGTTATTAGTAATCCCATTTCCTTTATGCACTTATATTCCTTCTTTTCCTCCATCAAATCCGGATTTTCAAATATATTACCGATTACTTTCGCATAATCTTCCAACGGACCTAACGGCATCTGTGGATACCCAACAGCTTCTACATAAAATCCCACATTATCCATATAACAGCCATCTGCTGGGCAATATGCTTCATATGTACCATACCTTATAACCATTACAATAGCCAATATCTGGCTCCCCTGATGGCTTTCAATTATATCTCCCTCAAATACTTCCTTGCCCGATATGTCATGCTTGCCTGTACATTGTCCGACCGTAACAGGGTCAACTTCTATTCCATGTCTTCCATACTCATCTTCTCCGAATATAGTTATTGGAAAGTCAGGGCTATAACAATAGTTCCCTATAACCCACTCACCGTTAGTAGTCCGCTTTCCGCGGAATAAGTATCTGTTATCCATTACTCTATTACCTCCATCAAATACTAATTTAAAATTTTTCAACTAAAACTTACCATCAAAAGAATGCATTTCCCAATACCACCCCTTTTTTAAGGCCGAATAATCATTCTCTTTGATATCCTCAAATTCGGCACCACAATTTGGGCAATATCGGATATTATATTGT is a genomic window of Lacrimispora sphenoides containing:
- a CDS encoding YopX family protein, with protein sequence MDNRYLFRGKRTTNGEWVIGNYCYSPDFPITIFGEDEYGRHGIEVDPVTVGQCTGKHDISGKEVFEGDIIESHQGSQILAIVMVIRYGTYEAYCPADGCYMDNVGFYVEAVGYPQMPLGPLEDYAKVIGNIFENPDLMEEKKEYKCIKEMGLLITDENINPNETYETVSVGSIWELDVSAYKLCGEVYMRRIDGIKAFKINITESDLENYFELVN